In Helicobacter mastomyrinus, a single genomic region encodes these proteins:
- the rplR gene encoding 50S ribosomal protein L18: protein MTEKVLKQKQLLRTKRKLRTRGRIYGIANKPRISVFRSNKYFYAQAINDELGVTLACIDGKKLKLGNNKEDVKKIANEFAAALKKAKIAEAVFDRNGYLYHGVVAAFADTLRENGIKL, encoded by the coding sequence ATGACAGAGAAAGTATTAAAGCAAAAGCAGCTTCTTAGGACAAAAAGAAAGCTACGCACAAGAGGCAGAATCTATGGCATAGCGAATAAGCCACGTATCAGTGTATTTAGGTCTAATAAATATTTTTACGCACAGGCTATTAATGATGAGTTGGGTGTAACACTTGCTTGTATTGATGGCAAAAAGCTTAAACTAGGTAACAATAAAGAAGATGTGAAAAAAATTGCTAATGAGTTTGCTGCCGCATTAAAGAAGGCTAAGATTGCAGAGGCGGTATTTGATAGAAATGGATACCTCTATCACGGCGTTGTAGCGGCATTTGCCGATACTTTGCGCGAAAATGGCATAAAGTTATAA
- the rplF gene encoding 50S ribosomal protein L6, giving the protein MSRVGKKPISIPKGVEVSVQGSKILFKGTKEQKELETYGRVQIALNDGALSFSCIDSQAQSRAYWGTYRALANNIIIGLSQGFTKVLEINGVGYKANISGKNLEMALGFSHPVIYPIPAGIEMSVDKNTITIKGADKQQVGQIAAEIREFRPPEPYKGKGIKYSDETIIRKAGKTSKK; this is encoded by the coding sequence ATGTCAAGAGTTGGTAAAAAGCCTATTAGTATTCCAAAAGGCGTAGAGGTATCCGTGCAAGGAAGCAAGATTCTATTTAAGGGCACAAAAGAGCAAAAAGAGCTAGAGACGTATGGACGCGTGCAAATCGCACTAAACGATGGGGCTTTGAGCTTTAGCTGTATAGATTCTCAAGCGCAATCTCGTGCATATTGGGGGACATATCGTGCATTAGCAAATAATATTATTATCGGTTTGTCTCAAGGATTCACAAAAGTGCTTGAAATCAATGGTGTGGGCTATAAGGCAAATATTAGCGGAAAGAATCTTGAAATGGCATTGGGATTCTCTCATCCAGTGATTTATCCTATCCCTGCAGGTATTGAAATGAGCGTGGATAAGAATACGATTACTATTAAAGGTGCTGATAAGCAGCAAGTAGGGCAGATTGCGGCTGAAATTCGCGAGTTTAGACCACCAGAGCCTTATAAGGGCAAGGGGATTAAATACAGCGATGAGACCATCATTCGCAAAGCCGGCAAAACTTCTAAAAAATAA
- the rpsH gene encoding 30S ribosomal protein S8, producing the protein MVNDIIADSLTRIRNASMRRLEVTTLYYAKIVVSVLEVFKTKGFIKDYKVNDKDGKQSIMVQLAYDERGRSAINEIKRISKPGRRVYKGHNELKRFKNGYGTIVVSTSKGVIANDEAYRANVGGEALCSIW; encoded by the coding sequence ATGGTAAATGATATTATTGCAGATTCTTTGACGAGGATTCGTAATGCTTCTATGAGGAGACTAGAGGTTACGACATTGTATTATGCTAAGATTGTCGTATCAGTCCTAGAAGTGTTTAAGACGAAGGGTTTTATCAAGGATTATAAGGTAAACGATAAAGATGGTAAGCAATCCATTATGGTGCAGCTTGCTTATGATGAGCGTGGGAGAAGTGCTATTAATGAAATTAAACGCATCAGTAAGCCCGGTCGCCGTGTGTATAAGGGACATAATGAGCTAAAACGTTTTAAAAATGGCTATGGCACGATAGTGGTAAGCACAAGTAAAGGTGTGATTGCCAATGATGAAGCTTATCGTGCAAATGTTGGTGGCGAAGCACTTTGTAGTATATGGTAG
- a CDS encoding type Z 30S ribosomal protein S14, with translation MAKKSIIAKAKRKAKFSARAYTRCQVCGRPHSVYRDFGLCRVCLRKMGNEGLIPGLRKASW, from the coding sequence ATGGCGAAAAAATCAATTATTGCAAAGGCAAAAAGAAAGGCAAAATTTAGTGCGCGAGCCTATACAAGATGTCAAGTGTGTGGCAGACCTCATTCTGTATATCGCGATTTTGGATTATGTAGAGTGTGTTTGCGGAAAATGGGTAATGAGGGCTTGATACCCGGATTGCGTAAAGCAAGTTGGTAA
- the rplE gene encoding 50S ribosomal protein L5: protein MFALREKYKNEIISQLKSELNISNPMLLPKLEKIIISVGAGDYAKDSKVMQNIADTISLIAGQKAVITLAKKSVAGFKMREGMPMGVKVTLRGKMMYNFLEKLIVIALPRVKDFRGVKRNGFDGRGNYSFGLNEQLMFPEVVYDDIMVTHGMNITFVTSTNSDKEAFKLLELLGMPFAKGR from the coding sequence ATGTTTGCATTAAGAGAAAAATACAAAAATGAGATTATCTCCCAACTTAAAAGTGAGCTAAATATCAGCAATCCTATGCTATTGCCAAAGCTTGAAAAGATTATCATTAGCGTTGGAGCAGGAGATTATGCAAAAGATTCTAAGGTAATGCAAAATATCGCTGATACGATTTCGCTCATCGCAGGGCAAAAGGCGGTCATTACATTAGCAAAGAAATCTGTTGCAGGATTCAAAATGCGTGAGGGTATGCCTATGGGTGTGAAAGTTACACTTCGTGGCAAAATGATGTATAACTTTTTAGAAAAGCTCATTGTTATTGCTTTGCCTCGTGTGAAAGATTTTAGAGGTGTGAAACGTAACGGCTTTGATGGTAGAGGTAATTATAGCTTTGGCTTGAATGAGCAGTTAATGTTCCCCGAGGTCGTATATGATGATATTATGGTAACTCATGGTATGAATATTACATTTGTAACTTCCACTAATAGTGATAAAGAGGCGTTTAAGTTGCTTGAGCTTCTTGGTATGCCTTTTGCGAAAGGACGATAA
- the rplX gene encoding 50S ribosomal protein L24 gives MAKFKIKKGDLVLVIAGDDKGKKAKVLQVLPKKAQVIVEGCKIVKKAIKANDKNPKGGFLTKEMPMSISNVKKVEGDN, from the coding sequence GTGGCAAAGTTTAAGATAAAAAAAGGTGATTTGGTGCTTGTTATCGCAGGTGATGATAAGGGCAAAAAGGCAAAGGTTTTGCAAGTGTTGCCTAAAAAAGCACAAGTGATTGTTGAGGGCTGTAAAATCGTAAAAAAGGCAATCAAGGCAAATGATAAGAATCCTAAAGGCGGATTTTTAACCAAAGAAATGCCAATGAGTATTTCAAATGTAAAAAAAGTGGAAGGAGATAATTGA
- the rplN gene encoding 50S ribosomal protein L14: MIQSFTRLNVADNSGAKEIMCIKILGGSHRRYARVGDVIVASVKKAIPNGKVKKGQVVKAVVVRSKKEIHRDNGSLVRFDDNAAVILDAKREPIGTRIFGPVSREVRYANFMKIVSLAPEVL, from the coding sequence ATGATACAAAGTTTTACAAGATTGAATGTCGCAGACAATAGCGGTGCGAAAGAGATTATGTGTATTAAGATTTTGGGCGGTAGCCATAGACGATATGCACGTGTAGGCGATGTGATAGTCGCTTCTGTGAAAAAGGCTATCCCAAATGGGAAAGTCAAAAAAGGGCAAGTTGTCAAGGCAGTAGTGGTAAGAAGTAAAAAAGAAATCCATCGCGATAATGGTTCTTTGGTACGCTTTGATGATAATGCGGCGGTGATTCTTGATGCTAAAAGAGAGCCTATTGGCACGAGAATCTTTGGACCAGTAAGTAGAGAAGTGCGATACGCTAATTTTATGAAAATAGTATCGTTAGCTCCGGAGGTGTTATAG
- the rpsQ gene encoding 30S ribosomal protein S17, whose product MSEKQAHKRVIQGKVISRAGNKSVVILVERKVVHTKYRKIVKRFKKYTIHDENHSAKIGDVISAIECKPISKTKAFRFKEIITAGVEL is encoded by the coding sequence ATGAGTGAAAAACAAGCACATAAGAGGGTGATTCAGGGCAAGGTTATCAGCCGAGCAGGGAATAAGAGTGTAGTGATTTTAGTAGAACGCAAAGTGGTGCATACAAAGTATCGTAAAATCGTTAAACGTTTCAAAAAATATACTATCCACGATGAGAATCATAGTGCCAAAATTGGCGATGTGATTAGTGCGATTGAATGTAAGCCAATCTCTAAAACAAAGGCTTTTAGATTCAAAGAAATTATTACCGCAGGAGTAGAGCTATGA
- the rpmC gene encoding 50S ribosomal protein L29 gives MKFIELKDKDVAELQKMLKEKKSLLFEKRLQLKTMQLTNPSEIKTIRKDIARINTALSAKKD, from the coding sequence ATGAAATTTATTGAATTGAAAGATAAGGACGTTGCAGAATTGCAAAAAATGTTGAAAGAGAAAAAGTCGTTGCTTTTTGAAAAAAGATTGCAACTCAAAACAATGCAGCTTACCAATCCAAGTGAAATTAAAACGATTCGCAAGGATATTGCAAGAATTAATACAGCTTTAAGTGCGAAAAAGGATTGA
- the rplP gene encoding 50S ribosomal protein L16 has protein sequence MLMPKRTKYRKQMKGRNRGKSFRGASLAFGDIGIKALEHGRIDSRQIESARIAMTRHIKRAGKVWIRVFPDKPLTAKPLETRMGKGKGGVEKWVMNIKPGRIIYEMAGIEESLAREALALAQSKLPFKTKIINSESENEIY, from the coding sequence ATGTTAATGCCAAAAAGAACAAAATATAGAAAGCAGATGAAAGGACGCAATAGGGGTAAGTCTTTCCGCGGTGCAAGTTTAGCTTTCGGCGATATTGGGATTAAAGCATTAGAGCACGGGCGTATAGATTCACGTCAAATAGAATCTGCTCGTATTGCGATGACAAGACATATCAAAAGAGCAGGGAAGGTGTGGATACGCGTTTTCCCTGATAAACCACTCACGGCAAAGCCCCTTGAAACAAGAATGGGTAAGGGTAAAGGTGGTGTGGAAAAATGGGTGATGAATATCAAGCCCGGTCGCATTATTTATGAAATGGCAGGGATTGAAGAATCTTTAGCGCGAGAGGCATTAGCCTTAGCTCAAAGTAAGCTCCCTTTTAAAACCAAAATCATAAACAGCGAGAGTGAAAATGAAATTTATTGA
- the rpsC gene encoding 30S ribosomal protein S3 gives MGQKVNPIGLRLGINRNWSSRWFSVSQTTPSNILEDHKIRKFLKREMYYAGVSEIIIERAANKIRITVVASRPGLIIGKKGVDIDKHKEALKKILHKEVFINIKEAKRPQANAQLAAENIATQLEKRVAFRRAMKKVMQAAMKAGAKGIKVKVSGRLAGAEMARTEWYMEGRVPLHTLRAKIDYGFAEAMTTYGIIGVKVWIFKGEVLHKGILPEKKEEGKSGDKEARSKSRRGRQ, from the coding sequence ATGGGTCAAAAAGTTAATCCAATAGGTTTAAGATTAGGTATCAATCGTAATTGGTCTTCTCGATGGTTTTCAGTTTCACAAACGACACCTTCAAATATCTTAGAAGATCATAAGATTCGTAAATTTCTCAAACGCGAGATGTATTATGCAGGAGTGAGTGAGATTATTATCGAACGTGCAGCAAATAAGATTCGTATAACCGTTGTTGCTTCTCGTCCGGGACTTATTATTGGTAAAAAGGGCGTGGATATTGATAAACACAAAGAAGCATTGAAAAAGATTTTGCATAAAGAAGTGTTTATTAATATCAAAGAGGCTAAACGTCCCCAAGCTAACGCGCAACTCGCAGCGGAAAATATCGCTACACAGCTTGAAAAACGTGTGGCTTTTAGACGTGCTATGAAAAAGGTTATGCAAGCAGCGATGAAAGCAGGAGCTAAGGGTATTAAAGTCAAGGTTTCTGGTCGTCTAGCAGGGGCTGAAATGGCAAGGACAGAATGGTATATGGAAGGACGTGTGCCTTTACATACACTTCGTGCTAAGATTGATTATGGCTTTGCCGAAGCGATGACAACTTATGGAATCATTGGCGTGAAGGTATGGATTTTCAAAGGTGAAGTATTGCATAAAGGTATTTTGCCTGAAAAAAAAGAAGAGGGAAAGAGCGGCGATAAAGAGGCGCGTTCTAAATCACGAAGAGGGAGGCAATAA
- the rpsS gene encoding 30S ribosomal protein S19, which produces MARSIKKGPFVDDYLIKKVEKAKAGKDNKPIKTWSRRSTILPDMIGLTFNVHNGRAFVPVYITENHVGYKLGEFAPTRTFKGHKGSVQKKIGK; this is translated from the coding sequence ATGGCAAGATCAATTAAAAAGGGTCCATTTGTAGATGATTATCTCATCAAAAAAGTTGAGAAAGCAAAAGCAGGTAAGGATAATAAACCTATCAAAACGTGGTCTAGACGCAGCACGATTTTACCCGATATGATAGGGCTTACATTTAATGTGCATAATGGTAGGGCGTTTGTGCCAGTGTATATTACTGAAAATCACGTAGGTTATAAGCTCGGTGAGTTTGCCCCTACACGCACCTTTAAAGGACACAAGGGAAGTGTCCAAAAGAAAATTGGTAAGTAA
- the rplB gene encoding 50S ribosomal protein L2, whose product MAVKTYKPYTPSRRFMSNLSSSDITGKASVRSLLVKLPVSAGRNNNGRITSRHKEGGAKKLYRIIDFKRNKFNVQGKVAAIEYDPYRNCRIALIYYVDGEKRYIIQPSGLKVGDIVFSAESGLDIKTGFAMKLKSIPIGTIVHNIEMHPGAGGQLARSAGASAQIMGREGKYIILRMPSGEMRYILEECMATIGVVGNEDFTNISIGKAGRNRHRGIRPQTRGSAMNPVDHPHGGGEGKTGSSGHPVSPWGTPAKGFKTRKKKASDRLIISRKKK is encoded by the coding sequence ATGGCAGTTAAAACGTATAAGCCTTATACCCCAAGTCGCAGATTTATGAGCAATCTAAGCTCAAGCGATATTACAGGCAAGGCAAGTGTAAGGAGTTTACTTGTTAAGCTACCTGTGAGTGCGGGGAGAAATAATAATGGGCGCATTACAAGTCGTCATAAAGAGGGCGGGGCAAAAAAGCTATATAGAATCATTGATTTTAAACGCAATAAATTCAATGTGCAAGGCAAAGTAGCAGCCATAGAGTATGACCCATATAGAAATTGTCGTATTGCACTTATCTATTATGTCGATGGTGAAAAGCGATATATTATCCAGCCAAGTGGATTAAAAGTAGGCGATATAGTGTTCTCTGCAGAATCTGGGCTTGATATTAAGACAGGTTTTGCAATGAAGCTTAAAAGCATACCGATTGGGACAATCGTGCATAATATAGAGATGCACCCCGGCGCAGGTGGGCAGCTCGCTAGAAGTGCGGGAGCAAGTGCACAGATTATGGGACGTGAGGGTAAATATATTATCCTTAGAATGCCAAGTGGCGAGATGAGATATATTTTAGAGGAATGTATGGCAACTATTGGCGTTGTGGGTAACGAGGACTTTACAAATATTTCTATTGGTAAGGCAGGGCGCAATCGCCATCGTGGTATTCGCCCACAAACACGTGGTAGCGCGATGAACCCTGTGGATCATCCACACGGCGGTGGTGAGGGCAAAACAGGCTCGAGCGGACATCCTGTATCTCCGTGGGGAACACCAGCAAAAGGTTTTAAAACTCGTAAGAAAAAAGCGAGTGATAGATTGATTATCTCAAGAAAGAAAAAATAA
- a CDS encoding 50S ribosomal protein L23 → MADITDIKSILYTEKSLSLQESGVLVVQTATHVSKNQLKEIFKEYFGITPLRINSLRQEGKVKRFRGRIGQRASFKKFYVKIPEGAKLDALSV, encoded by the coding sequence ATGGCAGATATTACAGATATTAAGTCAATCCTCTATACAGAAAAATCTCTCTCTTTACAAGAAAGCGGAGTGCTTGTAGTGCAGACAGCCACACACGTAAGTAAGAATCAGCTTAAAGAGATTTTCAAAGAGTATTTTGGCATTACACCTTTAAGAATCAATTCTTTGCGTCAAGAGGGCAAAGTGAAGCGATTTAGAGGCAGAATCGGACAGAGGGCGTCATTTAAGAAATTTTATGTGAAGATTCCAGAGGGCGCAAAACTTGATGCGCTATCAGTGTAA
- the rplD gene encoding 50S ribosomal protein L4 produces MSKAIVLDKKFAQSGELALPERYSQIKEHNLYLYVKSYLASLRANNACAKKRGEVSGGGKKPWNQKGGGRARAGSITSPVFVGGGVSHGPNNDRNYQLKVNKKQKRLALECALYQKAQEGALFVVDSLNISSGKTKEAYAMFKALNKRNALFVTQLSDEPTFLAFRNLQHCYLADTNELNAYLVATFRSIVIEKAVFDEIIAEKKGE; encoded by the coding sequence ATGAGTAAAGCGATTGTATTAGATAAAAAGTTCGCACAAAGTGGTGAGCTTGCATTACCAGAGAGATATTCACAAATCAAAGAGCATAATTTGTATTTGTATGTGAAGTCTTATCTTGCCTCATTGAGGGCGAATAATGCGTGTGCAAAAAAGCGAGGCGAAGTAAGCGGTGGCGGTAAAAAGCCTTGGAATCAAAAAGGTGGCGGTCGTGCACGTGCAGGGAGTATCACTTCTCCTGTGTTTGTGGGTGGAGGCGTTTCACACGGTCCTAATAATGATAGAAACTATCAGCTTAAAGTCAATAAGAAACAAAAGCGATTAGCGCTTGAATGTGCCTTGTATCAAAAGGCGCAGGAGGGTGCACTCTTTGTGGTGGATTCTCTTAATATCTCAAGTGGTAAGACAAAAGAAGCGTATGCGATGTTTAAGGCGTTAAATAAAAGAAATGCCTTATTTGTTACACAATTAAGCGATGAGCCTACATTTTTGGCTTTTAGAAATTTGCAGCATTGTTATTTAGCCGATACAAATGAGCTAAATGCGTATCTGGTGGCTACATTCCGCTCTATTGTGATTGAAAAAGCCGTGTTTGATGAAATTATCGCAGAAAAGAAAGGGGAATAA
- the rplC gene encoding 50S ribosomal protein L3, whose amino-acid sequence MEFIVEKIGMSRTIGTKSEAVTLLRVFGAKVCELYDNGKALVAYPQGKRFNKAIAGQQKKYSLSKEFNQFATLKVNNKEVGDIDVSVLESAKRVKVSFKTKGRGFSGAMKRWNFQGGPGAHGSRFHRRLGSIGNREWPGRVQPGKKMAGHYGNELVSAKNDIFSFDKESAILVLKGSVAGHNGAFGRIEIIK is encoded by the coding sequence ATGGAATTTATAGTTGAAAAAATTGGTATGAGCCGCACAATAGGTACAAAGAGTGAGGCAGTAACGTTGCTTCGTGTATTTGGCGCAAAGGTGTGCGAGCTTTATGATAATGGCAAGGCACTTGTGGCTTATCCGCAAGGCAAAAGATTCAATAAAGCCATTGCAGGGCAGCAAAAGAAATATAGCCTAAGCAAAGAGTTTAATCAGTTTGCTACATTGAAAGTGAATAATAAAGAGGTTGGCGATATTGATGTGAGCGTTTTGGAGAGTGCAAAACGAGTGAAAGTGAGCTTTAAGACAAAGGGTCGGGGCTTTAGCGGTGCGATGAAAAGATGGAATTTTCAAGGCGGTCCAGGCGCACATGGGAGCAGATTTCATAGACGTTTAGGTTCTATTGGGAATCGTGAGTGGCCCGGGCGCGTTCAGCCGGGTAAAAAAATGGCAGGACATTATGGAAATGAGCTTGTGAGTGCAAAAAATGATATCTTTTCATTTGACAAAGAAAGCGCTATTTTGGTGCTTAAGGGTTCAGTAGCTGGACATAATGGCGCATTTGGCAGAATAGAAATCATAAAGTAA
- the rpsJ gene encoding 30S ribosomal protein S10 has translation MERIRLRLKAYDHRVLDRSVASIIEAVKRTGSEIRGPVPLPTKKKRYTVLRSPHINKDSREQFEIRVHHRIIDIISATPDTVDSLMKLDLAPEVDVEVMSMSK, from the coding sequence ATGGAAAGAATACGACTTAGGCTAAAAGCTTACGATCATAGGGTTCTTGATAGGTCGGTTGCGTCTATTATAGAAGCAGTGAAAAGGACAGGTTCAGAGATAAGGGGTCCCGTACCACTTCCTACGAAAAAGAAGCGATATACCGTTTTACGCTCGCCTCATATTAATAAAGATTCACGAGAGCAGTTTGAAATCAGGGTGCATCATCGTATCATTGATATTATCTCTGCTACCCCTGATACCGTAGATAGCCTTATGAAGCTTGATTTAGCACCAGAGGTAGATGTCGAAGTAATGTCTATGAGTAAGTAA